One Brachybacterium kimchii genomic window carries:
- a CDS encoding Gfo/Idh/MocA family protein translates to MTTPDQHPREGEERPLGIALIGYEFMGRAHSQAWRTLGAAFDGPPVARRVIVGRDEQKVSEAARRLDWEEHETDWRRAISRDDIDIVDICTPGFLHAEIAIAALEAGKHVLCEKPIANDTAEAERMVAAADAAQQRGQVAALGHTYRRVAALAQARRLVAAGRLGRILQARASYLQDWLVDESAPMSWRLRRETAGSGALGDIGSHAIDQIQFLTGLRATSVRGRLTTAVPERPGEDGALEPVTVDDAAWATLELEGGAIASIEASRLATGRKNELVVELFGTEGALRFDLEALNELWFLDRTVPVAEQGFTRILVTEPEHPYLEGWWPQGHALGWENAFTNQAHDLLVAITGGEPFSPDFAEGLALQRVLDAVIASDAADGASTPVG, encoded by the coding sequence ATGACCACCCCTGACCAGCATCCCCGAGAGGGCGAGGAGCGTCCGCTCGGGATCGCCCTCATCGGCTACGAGTTCATGGGACGCGCCCACTCGCAGGCCTGGCGCACCCTGGGCGCCGCCTTCGACGGCCCTCCCGTCGCCCGCCGGGTGATCGTGGGACGCGACGAGCAGAAGGTCTCCGAGGCGGCGCGCCGCCTGGACTGGGAGGAGCACGAGACCGACTGGCGGCGCGCGATCTCGCGGGACGACATCGACATCGTCGACATCTGCACGCCCGGTTTCCTGCACGCCGAGATCGCGATCGCCGCGCTCGAGGCGGGCAAGCACGTGCTCTGCGAGAAGCCGATCGCGAACGACACCGCCGAGGCCGAGCGGATGGTCGCCGCGGCCGACGCCGCCCAGCAGCGCGGCCAGGTCGCGGCGCTCGGCCACACCTACCGCCGGGTGGCCGCGCTCGCACAGGCGCGCCGTCTCGTCGCGGCCGGGCGCCTGGGCAGGATCCTGCAGGCCCGCGCGAGCTACCTGCAGGACTGGCTCGTGGACGAGAGCGCCCCGATGAGCTGGCGGCTGCGCCGCGAGACGGCCGGGTCGGGGGCCCTCGGGGACATCGGCTCCCACGCGATCGACCAGATCCAGTTCCTCACCGGGCTGCGCGCGACCTCGGTGCGGGGTCGCCTCACCACCGCGGTCCCCGAGCGGCCCGGGGAGGACGGCGCCCTCGAGCCGGTGACGGTCGACGACGCCGCGTGGGCGACCCTCGAGCTCGAGGGCGGGGCGATCGCCTCGATCGAGGCCAGCCGCCTCGCGACCGGCCGCAAGAACGAGCTGGTCGTGGAGCTCTTCGGGACCGAGGGTGCGCTGCGCTTCGACCTCGAGGCGCTCAACGAGCTCTGGTTCCTGGATCGGACCGTCCCGGTCGCCGAGCAGGGCTTCACGCGCATCCTCGTCACCGAGCCCGAGCACCCCTACCTCGAGGGCTGGTGGCCGCAGGGGCACGCGCTGGGCTGGGAGAACGCCTTCACGAACCAGGCGCACGACCTGCTGGTCGCGATCACGGGCGGCGAGCCCTTCTCCCCCGACTTCGCCGAGGGCCTCGCCCTGCAGCGCGTGCTCGACGCCGTCATCGCCTCCGACGCGGCCGACGGGGCGAGCACGCCCGTCGGCTGA
- the purU gene encoding formyltetrahydrofolate deformylase — protein MPETPAEKAAAPVGPTTASQNPAEPTTAPTTWVLTLACEDRPGIVHAVSGAVVAARGNITESQQFASPDTGRFFMRLQIASDTGRDALEGALAPVIERFGLEASLDAAGRPRRTLILASKAAHCVSDLLFHQRSGHLPIEVPLVMANHDTLRDLVEFHGVPFHSLPVADPEQKEAFESAVLEAVDAHDIELVVLARYMQILSPELCEALAGRCINIHHSFLPGFKGANPYRQAHERGVKLIGSTAHFVTSDLDEGPIIEQNVTRVEHSHSVAQLREIGQDQECLALRRAVTWFAQSRVLLDGMRTVIFR, from the coding sequence ATGCCCGAGACCCCCGCCGAGAAGGCCGCCGCGCCCGTCGGCCCCACGACCGCTTCCCAGAACCCCGCGGAGCCGACCACCGCGCCGACCACCTGGGTGCTCACCCTCGCGTGCGAGGACAGGCCCGGGATCGTGCACGCCGTCAGCGGCGCCGTCGTCGCCGCGCGCGGGAACATCACCGAGTCCCAGCAGTTCGCCTCCCCCGACACGGGGCGCTTCTTCATGCGCCTGCAGATCGCCTCGGACACGGGGCGCGACGCGCTCGAGGGCGCGCTCGCCCCGGTGATCGAGCGCTTCGGCCTCGAGGCCTCCCTCGACGCCGCGGGCAGACCCCGACGGACCCTGATCCTCGCCTCGAAGGCCGCCCACTGCGTGAGCGACCTGCTGTTCCACCAGCGCTCCGGGCACCTGCCGATCGAGGTGCCGCTCGTGATGGCGAACCATGACACCCTGCGCGACCTCGTGGAGTTCCACGGCGTCCCCTTCCACTCCCTGCCCGTCGCGGACCCGGAGCAGAAGGAGGCCTTCGAGAGCGCCGTGCTCGAAGCGGTCGACGCGCACGACATCGAGCTCGTGGTCCTCGCCCGGTACATGCAGATCCTCTCCCCCGAGCTGTGCGAGGCCCTCGCCGGTCGCTGCATCAACATCCACCATTCGTTCCTCCCCGGCTTCAAGGGCGCGAACCCCTATCGGCAGGCGCACGAGCGCGGCGTGAAGCTCATCGGCTCGACCGCCCACTTCGTCACCTCGGACCTCGACGAGGGCCCGATCATCGAGCAGAACGTGACGCGCGTGGAGCACTCGCACTCGGTCGCGCAGCTGCGGGAGATCGGCCAGGACCAGGAGTGCCTCGCGCTGCGGCGGGCGGTCACCTGGTTCGCGCAGTCACGCGTGCTGCTCGACGGGATGCGCACGGTCATCTTCCGCTGA
- a CDS encoding FHA domain-containing protein, protein MTENADGTYDSLDKTSTLHAIPTQDALEEPEHGLNQQDRAAIENLPDGSALLIVRKGPNLGARFLLDAEKTVAGRHPNSEIFLDDVTVSRKHAAFLQQGADFVIRDLGSLNGTYVGMERVDEAVLRNGQEVQIGKYRLTFHLKPGKD, encoded by the coding sequence GTGACCGAGAACGCCGACGGCACCTACGACAGCCTCGACAAGACCTCGACGCTGCACGCCATCCCCACGCAGGATGCGCTCGAGGAGCCGGAGCACGGCCTCAACCAGCAGGACCGTGCGGCGATCGAGAACCTCCCCGACGGCAGCGCCCTGCTGATCGTCCGCAAGGGCCCGAACCTTGGCGCGCGCTTCCTCCTGGACGCGGAGAAGACGGTCGCCGGCCGTCATCCCAACAGCGAGATCTTCCTGGACGACGTCACCGTCTCCCGCAAGCACGCCGCCTTCCTGCAGCAGGGCGCGGACTTCGTGATCCGCGATCTCGGCTCGCTCAACGGCACCTACGTGGGCATGGAGCGCGTGGACGAGGCCGTCCTGCGCAACGGCCAGGAGGTCCAGATCGGCAAGTACCGGCTGACCTTCCACCTCAAGCCCGGGAAGGACTGA
- a CDS encoding DUF2249 domain-containing protein yields MPSPSTDPHSTRTPQPAILDVREVPKPQRHGRIFARFEQLGVGESFVLVNDHDPLHLRDDFERDQPGSFDWEYEGTEDGDWRVRISRLASTALPRVLVDTAEVELPEGTAGGAAWSIGVQPRDLDSNLVILPAGGGIGEHVGPDHDVLVVVLAGSGTITTERDQVEVAPGELVLLPRRSRRAFTAGPEGLRHLTVHRRRPTLQITDAPR; encoded by the coding sequence GTGCCCTCCCCGTCGACCGATCCGCACTCCACGCGCACCCCGCAGCCCGCGATCCTGGACGTGCGCGAGGTGCCGAAGCCCCAGCGGCACGGCCGGATCTTCGCGCGCTTCGAGCAGCTCGGGGTCGGCGAGTCGTTCGTGCTCGTCAACGACCACGATCCCCTGCACCTGCGGGACGACTTCGAGCGGGACCAGCCGGGCAGCTTCGACTGGGAGTACGAGGGAACGGAGGACGGCGACTGGCGCGTGCGGATCTCGCGGCTCGCCTCGACCGCGCTCCCCCGCGTGCTCGTGGACACCGCCGAGGTCGAGCTGCCCGAGGGGACGGCCGGCGGAGCCGCCTGGTCGATCGGCGTGCAGCCGCGCGACCTGGACTCGAACCTCGTGATCCTGCCCGCGGGAGGCGGCATCGGCGAGCACGTCGGGCCGGATCACGACGTGCTGGTCGTGGTCCTCGCCGGCAGCGGCACGATCACCACGGAGCGCGATCAGGTCGAGGTCGCGCCGGGCGAGCTGGTGCTGCTCCCCCGCCGCTCGCGCCGCGCCTTCACCGCGGGACCGGAGGGGCTGCGCCACCTCACCGTGCACCGCCGTCGGCCGACGCTCCAGATCACCGACGCCCCGCGCTGA
- a CDS encoding MerR family transcriptional regulator — protein sequence MAASASRRPTPSGSARLSIGQVLDVLQEEFPDLSHSKLHYLEAEELISPERTASGYRKYSRADVDRLLFVLRAQRDRFWPLKVIKEHLLEHGVDDDVTSIASRPGPTSQIQPVRLDRRGLLREAQVDEELLEELESYGMLEEGLVFYGASELEIVRAARVLADEGLHPRHLVMVRTSVERQAHMLRSVAQPHSRPTDAAARGQAQSLAEELGESLNSLHNALLRKQIHRGG from the coding sequence GTGGCGGCATCGGCCTCGCGCAGGCCGACCCCGTCCGGCAGTGCGCGCCTGAGCATCGGGCAGGTCCTGGACGTCCTGCAGGAGGAGTTCCCCGACCTCAGCCACTCCAAGCTCCACTACCTCGAGGCGGAGGAGCTGATCTCCCCCGAGCGCACCGCGAGCGGCTACCGCAAGTACTCGCGCGCCGACGTGGACCGGCTGCTGTTCGTCCTGCGGGCCCAGCGCGATCGCTTCTGGCCGCTCAAGGTCATCAAGGAGCACCTGCTCGAGCACGGGGTCGACGACGACGTCACGTCGATCGCCTCGCGCCCCGGGCCCACCTCCCAGATCCAGCCCGTCCGTCTCGACCGGCGCGGCCTCCTGCGCGAGGCGCAGGTCGACGAGGAGCTGCTCGAGGAGCTCGAGAGCTACGGCATGCTCGAGGAGGGTCTCGTCTTCTACGGGGCCTCGGAGCTCGAGATCGTGCGCGCTGCCCGTGTCCTCGCCGACGAGGGGCTGCACCCGCGCCACCTCGTGATGGTCCGCACGTCCGTCGAGCGGCAGGCGCACATGCTGCGCTCCGTCGCCCAGCCCCATTCGCGGCCGACGGACGCCGCCGCCCGCGGCCAGGCGCAGAGCCTTGCGGAGGAGCTCGGTGAATCCTTGAACTCCCTGCACAACGCCCTGCTCAGGAAGCAGATCCACCGCGGCGGGTGA
- a CDS encoding class I SAM-dependent methyltransferase yields the protein MDQQHSEHPSAPREEIPGAPVPDLLEQSPGLDLPELPWRVAQTASALAQLSHHVLAIGPRAARLLARLRGTLAEEGVAALLVGPAHSRTREHLGSLGLEVLDHDPSDVGATLPFPPERFDLVIVLDAPYDPREVHRVLAPEGMLLAQQRGPGDLAELGSEGSLDTLAEHLRRVTEAGLETEHSDTFHGEGRVTTREGLRALREGEGLALPPAGDPGALPLRITLSRYLVQARRPSRPAPARTDFAEMLDDPLEVPRV from the coding sequence ATGGATCAGCAGCACAGCGAGCACCCGTCGGCGCCGCGCGAGGAGATCCCCGGCGCGCCCGTGCCCGACCTGCTCGAGCAGAGCCCGGGCCTCGACCTGCCCGAGCTGCCCTGGCGCGTCGCGCAGACCGCGAGCGCGCTCGCCCAGCTCTCCCACCACGTGCTCGCGATCGGGCCGCGCGCCGCGCGCCTCCTCGCCCGCCTGCGGGGCACGCTCGCCGAGGAGGGCGTCGCCGCACTGCTCGTCGGTCCCGCACACTCCCGGACCCGTGAGCACCTGGGCTCCCTGGGTCTGGAGGTCCTCGACCACGATCCGTCGGACGTCGGTGCGACGCTGCCGTTCCCGCCCGAGCGCTTCGACCTGGTCATCGTGCTCGACGCTCCCTACGACCCTCGCGAGGTCCATCGCGTCCTCGCGCCCGAGGGGATGCTGCTCGCCCAGCAGCGGGGTCCCGGCGATCTCGCAGAGCTGGGATCCGAGGGCTCGCTGGACACGCTCGCCGAGCACCTGCGCCGCGTCACCGAGGCGGGACTCGAGACCGAGCACTCCGACACCTTCCACGGCGAGGGGCGGGTCACGACGCGCGAGGGTCTGCGCGCCCTGCGCGAGGGGGAGGGCCTCGCCCTCCCTCCGGCCGGCGACCCCGGGGCCCTGCCGCTGCGGATCACGCTCTCGCGGTACCTGGTCCAGGCGCGTCGCCCGAGCCGGCCCGCTCCGGCGCGCACCGACTTCGCCGAGATGCTCGACGACCCCCTCGAGGTTCCCCGCGTCTGA
- a CDS encoding universal stress protein yields the protein MMDATPTVVVGVIPGQHSRVVAEAATFAERFGAELVCASVDASSYTLERRPDGTVTALPVDPDAFEEIVEVFDPALHRAIAETLADRGVHWSTVALAGPPAQELMRLADQLDAAMIVVGTRESGLRASLREFLSGSVAVHLAHHQERPVVVVPLASHGEDLTLPWEDES from the coding sequence ATGATGGACGCGACCCCCACCGTCGTGGTGGGTGTGATCCCTGGACAGCACTCCCGGGTCGTCGCCGAGGCGGCGACCTTCGCCGAGCGCTTCGGCGCCGAGCTCGTGTGCGCGAGCGTCGACGCCTCGAGCTACACGCTCGAGAGACGGCCCGACGGCACTGTCACCGCACTGCCCGTGGACCCGGACGCCTTCGAGGAGATCGTCGAGGTCTTCGACCCGGCCCTGCACCGGGCGATCGCCGAGACGCTCGCCGACCGCGGCGTGCACTGGTCCACGGTGGCCCTCGCGGGCCCGCCGGCGCAGGAGCTCATGCGCCTGGCCGACCAGCTGGACGCGGCGATGATCGTGGTGGGCACCCGGGAGTCGGGCCTCCGCGCCTCCCTGCGGGAGTTCCTCAGCGGCTCCGTCGCCGTGCACCTCGCGCACCACCAGGAGCGGCCCGTGGTCGTCGTGCCGCTCGCCTCCCACGGCGAGGACCTCACCCTGCCCTGGGAGGACGAGAGCTGA
- a CDS encoding winged helix DNA-binding domain-containing protein, translated as MIATAQLLALRLRSHGLMARGPRLSVHDVATRMLAVQAQDLAQGAWALGIRARGSALRDVHRALERGELIRASSLRGTLHFLAARDLRWMLGITAPREIAAAGPRLRQFELDDPALRRARSVTESLLGDRTALPRAEYLRGLEAAGIPTGGQRGYHLIWWLSQSGIVCWGPARGTGQGLVLTEEWIGDSVELAGDDALRELAGRYLAGHGPATDSDLAWWAGMPLSQARTAIRLAGADLIELQHRGVTHWATARTMDEASDHVVRRLRIPKTTHALPGYDEYLLGYRDRSAAIPEEYVDRVTTGRNGIFHPTVLARGRVIATWRRSDSAGRTTATIEPFRELTAPDSLAFARSAAAFERFHSGI; from the coding sequence ATGATCGCGACAGCGCAGCTCCTCGCCCTCCGGCTGCGCAGCCACGGTCTCATGGCACGGGGTCCGAGGCTCTCGGTCCACGACGTCGCCACCAGGATGCTGGCCGTGCAGGCCCAGGACCTCGCGCAGGGCGCATGGGCGCTCGGCATCCGCGCTCGCGGATCGGCTCTTCGCGACGTGCACCGCGCGCTCGAGCGCGGAGAGCTCATCCGCGCCTCGTCGCTTCGCGGCACTCTCCACTTCCTCGCCGCACGAGATCTGCGGTGGATGCTCGGCATCACCGCTCCACGGGAGATCGCTGCGGCCGGCCCGCGACTTCGCCAGTTCGAGCTCGACGACCCGGCGCTGCGCCGTGCACGCTCCGTCACCGAGTCGCTTCTCGGCGACCGCACCGCCCTTCCCCGCGCTGAATACCTCCGCGGTCTGGAGGCTGCGGGAATCCCGACGGGCGGGCAGCGCGGCTATCACCTGATCTGGTGGTTGTCGCAGAGCGGCATCGTCTGCTGGGGACCGGCACGCGGCACCGGACAGGGGCTCGTCCTGACGGAGGAATGGATCGGCGACTCCGTCGAACTGGCCGGCGACGATGCCCTCCGCGAGCTCGCCGGTCGGTACCTCGCCGGACACGGCCCTGCCACGGACTCGGACCTCGCCTGGTGGGCGGGAATGCCGCTCTCCCAGGCCCGCACGGCCATCCGACTGGCCGGCGCCGACCTCATCGAGCTCCAGCACCGCGGCGTGACGCACTGGGCCACCGCGCGGACGATGGACGAGGCGAGCGACCACGTCGTCCGTCGACTGCGCATCCCGAAGACCACGCACGCGCTGCCCGGGTACGACGAGTATCTGCTCGGCTACCGGGACCGCTCCGCCGCGATCCCGGAGGAATACGTCGACCGTGTCACCACCGGCCGCAACGGCATCTTCCACCCCACGGTGCTCGCCCGCGGCAGAGTCATCGCAACATGGCGACGGTCCGACTCCGCCGGGCGCACCACGGCGACCATCGAGCCGTTCCGGGAGCTCACGGCGCCGGACAGCCTGGCGTTCGCTCGCTCGGCCGCCGCATTCGAGCGGTTCCACAGCGGCATCTAG
- a CDS encoding MerR family transcriptional regulator encodes MNSDQRADRTTQSTVPAEDAQGVLFDELVDAPGEFGYRGPAACKAAGITYRQLDYWARTGLVEPGVRAASGSGSQRLYGFRDVLVLKVVKRLLDTGVSLQQIRVAVSALRERGVEDLAQITLMSDGASVYECTSAQDVFDLVQGGQGVFGIAVGRVWREVESELSVLPSVDPADDAEIALHDELAARRRTRHAG; translated from the coding sequence GTGAACAGCGATCAGCGCGCGGACCGCACGACGCAGTCGACAGTGCCCGCCGAGGACGCGCAGGGCGTGCTCTTCGACGAGCTCGTGGATGCGCCCGGCGAGTTCGGCTACCGCGGCCCCGCAGCCTGCAAGGCCGCCGGCATCACCTACCGCCAGCTCGACTACTGGGCCCGCACCGGCCTCGTCGAGCCCGGCGTGCGCGCCGCGAGCGGCTCGGGCAGCCAGCGCCTCTACGGCTTCCGCGACGTGCTCGTGCTCAAGGTCGTCAAGCGGCTCCTCGACACCGGCGTCTCCCTCCAGCAGATCCGAGTGGCGGTCAGCGCGCTGCGTGAGCGCGGCGTCGAGGACCTCGCCCAGATCACCCTCATGAGCGACGGCGCGTCGGTCTACGAGTGCACGTCCGCGCAGGACGTCTTCGACCTGGTCCAGGGCGGCCAGGGCGTCTTCGGCATCGCCGTGGGCCGCGTCTGGCGCGAGGTCGAGAGCGAGCTCTCGGTGCTGCCGAGCGTCGATCCGGCCGACGACGCCGAGATCGCCCTGCACGACGAGCTCGCCGCGCGCCGGCGAACGCGCCACGCGGGCTGA
- a CDS encoding TIGR03085 family metal-binding protein, which translates to MSPHSEPLARHERAALADDLVSFGPDAPTVIDEWDASALLEHLILREQRQDLMIGPKLPVGPIADRSYAALRRLQERTWADRVEMLRSGPPRFSPFRLVDSLANTVEYLVHHEDLLRARPGWEPRTLSEAHDQELWTHLKRMARPLVRTDVDVTLVSPLGGVRVPSKDPIGSVRVHGSPTELTLWAFGRDRVSRVRLEGDPEALLVLRRGDRGF; encoded by the coding sequence ATGTCCCCCCACTCCGAGCCCCTGGCCCGCCACGAGCGCGCCGCCCTGGCCGACGACCTCGTGTCCTTCGGGCCCGACGCCCCCACCGTGATCGACGAGTGGGACGCGTCCGCGCTCCTCGAGCATCTGATCCTGCGCGAGCAGCGCCAGGACCTCATGATCGGCCCCAAGCTCCCCGTCGGCCCGATCGCCGACCGCTCGTACGCCGCCCTGCGCCGGCTCCAGGAGCGCACCTGGGCCGATCGCGTCGAGATGCTGCGCAGCGGTCCGCCGCGCTTCTCCCCGTTCCGCCTCGTCGATTCGCTCGCGAACACGGTCGAGTACCTCGTCCATCACGAGGACCTGCTGCGCGCGCGCCCCGGCTGGGAGCCGCGGACGCTCTCCGAGGCCCATGACCAGGAGCTGTGGACGCATCTGAAGCGCATGGCGCGCCCGCTCGTGCGCACCGACGTCGACGTCACCCTGGTCTCCCCGCTCGGCGGGGTGCGCGTGCCGTCGAAGGACCCCATCGGCTCCGTGCGCGTGCACGGCAGCCCGACCGAGCTGACCCTGTGGGCCTTCGGCCGCGATCGCGTCTCCCGCGTGCGCCTCGAGGGCGACCCCGAGGCGCTGCTCGTGCTGCGTCGCGGCGACCGCGGGTTCTGA
- a CDS encoding sugar phosphate isomerase/epimerase family protein: MPQPHTLFTGQWVDLTLEEVARLASGWGYDGLEIAISGEHLDASRWDDEEYIAERKEILDRYGLKVWTISHHLVGQAVCDDPIDFRHQGIVPSRVWGDGEPEGVRQRAAEDMKDAARLARALGASTVTGFTGSSIWKYVAMFPPVGADVIEKGYEDFAERWNPILDVFEECGVRFALEVHPSEIAYDHWTTQRTLEAIGHRESFGLNWDPSHMMWQEIDPVSFITDFGDRIYHAHCKDVRVRITGRNTRLSSHLPWGDPRRGWDFVSFGRGDVPFDACLRALRSVGYDGPLSVEWEDAGMDRLHGAAEAIEHLKSLDYPVSDAAFDAAFSNQE; this comes from the coding sequence ATGCCTCAGCCGCACACCCTGTTCACCGGCCAGTGGGTCGACCTCACGCTCGAGGAGGTCGCGCGGCTCGCCTCGGGCTGGGGCTACGACGGCCTGGAGATCGCGATCTCCGGCGAGCACCTCGACGCCTCCCGATGGGACGACGAGGAGTACATCGCCGAACGCAAGGAGATCCTCGACCGCTACGGCCTGAAGGTGTGGACGATCTCCCACCACCTCGTGGGACAGGCCGTCTGCGACGACCCGATCGACTTCCGCCACCAGGGGATCGTGCCCTCGCGCGTGTGGGGCGACGGCGAGCCCGAGGGCGTGCGGCAGCGCGCCGCCGAGGACATGAAGGACGCCGCGCGGCTCGCGAGAGCGCTCGGCGCGAGCACGGTGACGGGCTTCACCGGCTCGAGCATCTGGAAGTACGTGGCGATGTTCCCGCCGGTCGGCGCGGACGTCATCGAGAAGGGCTACGAGGACTTCGCCGAGCGCTGGAACCCGATCCTCGACGTCTTCGAGGAGTGCGGAGTGCGCTTCGCCCTCGAGGTCCACCCCTCCGAGATCGCCTACGACCACTGGACCACGCAGCGCACCCTCGAGGCGATCGGCCACAGGGAGTCCTTCGGCCTGAACTGGGACCCCTCGCACATGATGTGGCAGGAGATCGATCCGGTCTCCTTCATCACCGATTTCGGCGACCGGATCTACCACGCGCACTGCAAGGACGTGCGCGTGCGCATCACCGGGCGCAACACACGGCTGTCCTCCCATCTGCCCTGGGGAGACCCGCGCCGCGGCTGGGACTTCGTCTCCTTCGGGCGCGGCGACGTGCCCTTCGACGCATGCCTGCGGGCGCTGCGGTCGGTCGGCTACGACGGGCCGCTCTCGGTCGAGTGGGAGGACGCGGGCATGGACCGCCTGCACGGCGCCGCCGAGGCCATCGAGCATCTGAAGTCCCTGGACTACCCGGTGTCCGACGCCGCCTTCGACGCCGCCTTCAGCAACCAGGAGTGA
- a CDS encoding ParA family protein, which yields MFTVSVCSLKGGVGKTSVTLGLASAALHQGVNALVIDLDPQADATLGLLGEPGTTTDVAEVLSSPRTETVDRAIIPAPWSKDSSSHLDIIPGSHRSVLVDSPAPKGREVRRLRDALDRRTHRYDLVIVDCPPSLNGLTQMALSASDRSLVVCEPGFFAVTAADRALKLAQEMREGDLAPRLQPLGLVVNRYRPRSVEHQYRLAELRELFGDLVLDPIIEERVGLQQAQGGAVPLHEYHGASGARLTEDFDALLKRVMDSRQDS from the coding sequence GTGTTCACTGTGAGCGTCTGTTCCCTCAAGGGTGGCGTCGGCAAGACGTCCGTGACCCTGGGCCTCGCGTCCGCGGCCCTCCATCAGGGGGTGAACGCGCTCGTCATCGACCTTGACCCGCAGGCGGACGCGACCCTGGGCCTGCTCGGCGAGCCGGGCACCACCACCGACGTCGCCGAGGTGCTGTCCTCGCCGCGCACCGAGACCGTGGACCGCGCGATCATCCCGGCCCCGTGGTCGAAGGACTCCTCCTCGCACCTGGACATCATCCCCGGCAGCCACCGCTCGGTGCTCGTCGACTCCCCCGCCCCCAAGGGCCGGGAGGTGCGGCGCCTGCGCGACGCCCTGGACCGCCGCACCCACCGCTACGACCTCGTCATCGTGGACTGCCCGCCCTCGCTCAACGGGCTCACGCAGATGGCTCTGTCCGCCTCCGACCGCTCGCTCGTGGTCTGCGAGCCGGGCTTCTTCGCCGTCACCGCGGCCGATCGGGCGCTCAAGCTCGCCCAGGAGATGCGCGAGGGGGATCTCGCGCCGCGTCTGCAGCCGCTGGGCCTCGTCGTGAACCGCTACCGCCCGCGCTCCGTCGAGCACCAGTACCGCCTGGCGGAGCTGCGCGAGCTGTTCGGCGACCTCGTGCTCGACCCCATCATCGAGGAGCGCGTGGGCCTGCAGCAGGCGCAGGGCGGAGCGGTCCCCCTGCACGAGTACCACGGCGCGAGCGGCGCGCGGCTCACCGAGGACTTCGACGCCCTGCTGAAGCGCGTGATGGACTCCCGCCAGGACAGCTGA
- a CDS encoding methyltransferase, with the protein MTADRPDPAGELVLEVLEGCGPLARREAEQLGTVVSEEPTELRLAVPDLTAAIPVARSWRRVVAASAVLALPARRPRELLETSAQQRIGELIEQVRRARPRQRFGALRLRAAGADSPDMRRLSAAIAERVGLPVADDGDLVVRVRRAPAAGEWELLVRLTPRPLSTRSWRTGDYPGAVNATIAASCLDLLGVGPQDELLDMTCGSGTFLIEQLHEVAPRRAVGVDLSEQALELARGHQRAARRRGRIDWVHGDVLETPLEGGFTRLVTNPPWGTLHGEHESNEQLLGALMSRAAELAAPRARLAILTHEIRRMHAALEGRAGWRLVDEHRFFQKGHHPRLFLLARG; encoded by the coding sequence ATGACAGCCGATCGCCCGGACCCCGCAGGCGAGCTGGTCCTCGAGGTCCTCGAGGGCTGCGGCCCGCTCGCCCGGCGCGAGGCGGAGCAGCTCGGCACCGTCGTCTCCGAGGAGCCGACGGAGCTCCGGCTCGCGGTCCCGGATCTGACGGCAGCGATCCCCGTCGCACGCTCCTGGCGCCGGGTCGTCGCCGCCTCCGCGGTGCTCGCCCTGCCCGCACGTCGACCGCGCGAGCTCCTCGAGACCTCCGCGCAGCAGCGCATCGGCGAGCTGATCGAGCAGGTGCGGCGCGCGAGGCCGCGCCAGCGCTTCGGTGCGCTGCGTCTGCGTGCGGCCGGCGCCGACAGCCCCGACATGCGGCGCCTGTCCGCGGCGATCGCCGAGCGAGTCGGGCTCCCGGTCGCGGACGACGGCGACCTCGTGGTCCGGGTCCGCCGGGCGCCGGCGGCGGGGGAGTGGGAGCTTCTCGTGCGCCTCACCCCGCGTCCGCTCTCGACCCGGTCCTGGCGCACGGGCGATTACCCCGGCGCCGTGAACGCGACGATCGCCGCGAGCTGCCTCGATCTGCTCGGCGTCGGCCCTCAGGACGAACTGCTGGACATGACCTGCGGCTCGGGCACGTTCCTCATCGAGCAGCTGCACGAGGTCGCGCCCCGTCGGGCCGTGGGCGTCGACCTCTCCGAGCAGGCGCTCGAGCTCGCGCGCGGCCATCAGCGGGCCGCGAGGCGCCGCGGCCGCATCGACTGGGTGCACGGGGACGTCCTCGAGACGCCGCTCGAGGGCGGCTTCACGCGCCTCGTGACGAATCCGCCCTGGGGCACCCTGCACGGGGAGCACGAGAGCAACGAGCAGCTGCTCGGGGCCCTCATGTCACGCGCCGCGGAGCTTGCGGCGCCCCGGGCGCGCCTCGCGATCCTCACCCACGAGATCCGGCGCATGCACGCGGCCCTCGAAGGGCGCGCGGGCTGGCGCCTCGTGGACGAGCACAGGTTCTTCCAGAAGGGGCATCATCCCCGGCTCTTCCTGCTCGCGCGGGGCTGA